From a single Ignavibacteriales bacterium genomic region:
- a CDS encoding HEAT repeat domain-containing protein, whose amino-acid sequence MKRSVLVTLALVLAVALTTSAFARTDKQVSKPAFQMEVVEANLVIGVNSSNFGLRVSAANMLGDIKSPNGVFALMQMLRNETDERGRIVAALALIKIGDPVGIYAVKQTGRLDGNDRVRKLCALFYQEYQQQENI is encoded by the coding sequence ATGAAACGGTCGGTATTGGTCACTTTGGCCCTCGTGCTCGCCGTGGCCCTCACGACGTCTGCTTTTGCTCGCACAGACAAACAAGTGAGCAAACCAGCTTTTCAGATGGAAGTAGTGGAAGCCAACCTGGTCATCGGAGTAAATTCGAGCAATTTTGGATTGCGTGTCAGCGCAGCAAATATGCTGGGTGACATCAAAAGTCCCAATGGGGTCTTTGCCCTGATGCAGATGCTGAGAAATGAGACCGACGAGCGCGGCAGAATAGTTGCGGCCCTGGCTCTTATCAAGATCGGTGACCCTGTCGGTATCTATGCGGTCAAGCAGACAGGCCGGCTGGACGGCAACGATCGCGTGCGGAAACTCTGCGCATTGTTCTATCAGGAGTACCAACAGCAAGAGAACATCTGA
- a CDS encoding S9 family peptidase: MKTFISIAIFCAMIDQSTQAQSSSTSLTPPAAKRIARVDTIHNDVRIDNYYWLRDKENPEVIAYLDAENRYTEAMTKNIEGFEQTLYKEILGRIKQTDLSVPYLLGGYWYYSRVEEGKQYSIYCRKKGSMESPEEITLDLNELAKGHKFLGLGLYEVSDDGNLLIYSLDTTGFRQYQCGVKDLKTGRILPDAIGQVNGAVWSADNKTFFYTKEDAAKRPYHLYRHELGATHDEMLYEEKDELYRVGVDRSSDRKYVFFIAGSSITDEVHYLASDQPRGKFTTLYAREEGHEMSVDHREGLFYIRTNKGAKNYRLVTVSDSDPRQELWKELLPHRPNVKLESTTLFRNHAVFVEREQALIRFVTHDFRTGKNSNVSFPEPVYSAGPGANPEYDSRVFRYNYQSFVTPSSVYDFDMETGKSTLLKQTEVLGGYDPKLYVSERVYAKAADGAMVPLSIVYRAGMKRDGSNPLVLYGYGAYGFSQSASFSVVRVSLLDRGVVYALAHIRGGGDLGEQWRDNGKMLNKKNTFTDFIACAEYLIREKYTSPAHLAIQGGSAGGLLIGAVVNMRPDLFKVAHLAVPFVDVVNTMLDETLPLTVPEFLEWGNPKKKDEYEYMKSYCPYTNVEAKAYPAMLITTSLNDSQVMYWEPAKYTAKMRVTRTDKNPLLLKVNMGAGHGGASGRYDAYKEQAFNFAVILAQLGITK; the protein is encoded by the coding sequence ATGAAAACCTTCATATCCATAGCCATTTTTTGCGCCATGATCGATCAATCAACTCAGGCTCAATCCAGCTCAACCTCCTTGACGCCTCCGGCAGCGAAAAGAATCGCCAGGGTGGATACGATCCACAACGATGTCCGGATCGACAACTATTACTGGCTCAGGGACAAAGAGAACCCGGAGGTTATCGCATACCTTGACGCGGAAAACCGCTATACGGAGGCGATGACGAAGAACATCGAAGGGTTTGAGCAGACGTTGTATAAGGAGATTCTCGGTCGGATCAAACAAACCGATTTGAGCGTCCCGTACTTATTGGGAGGATATTGGTACTATAGCCGCGTGGAGGAAGGGAAGCAGTACTCCATTTATTGCAGGAAGAAGGGTTCGATGGAGAGCCCTGAGGAGATTACGCTCGATCTTAATGAACTGGCGAAAGGCCACAAATTCCTCGGACTCGGCCTCTACGAAGTGAGCGATGATGGGAACCTCCTCATCTATTCACTCGATACCACGGGCTTCAGGCAGTATCAATGCGGAGTCAAGGATCTGAAGACTGGCAGAATTCTTCCTGACGCTATCGGTCAGGTGAACGGGGCGGTGTGGTCAGCCGATAACAAGACCTTCTTCTATACGAAGGAAGATGCAGCGAAGCGCCCGTATCATCTGTATCGCCATGAACTCGGTGCAACGCATGACGAAATGTTGTACGAGGAAAAGGACGAACTCTATCGGGTGGGAGTCGATCGATCGAGCGATCGGAAATACGTGTTCTTCATCGCGGGGAGCTCCATCACCGATGAGGTCCATTATCTGGCCAGCGATCAGCCCCGGGGGAAATTCACAACCCTGTACGCACGCGAAGAGGGGCACGAGATGAGCGTGGATCATCGCGAGGGCCTCTTCTATATCCGGACGAACAAAGGCGCGAAGAACTATCGCCTTGTCACGGTTTCCGACTCCGATCCTCGTCAGGAACTCTGGAAGGAACTCCTGCCTCACCGTCCGAACGTGAAGCTTGAATCAACCACGCTCTTTCGCAACCACGCTGTCTTTGTCGAGCGCGAGCAGGCCCTCATCAGGTTTGTGACTCATGATTTTCGGACTGGCAAGAACTCAAACGTCTCCTTTCCTGAGCCGGTGTATTCTGCCGGGCCCGGGGCAAACCCTGAGTATGATTCCAGAGTCTTTCGATACAACTACCAGTCGTTCGTAACGCCAAGCTCTGTGTACGATTTTGACATGGAGACCGGGAAGAGCACGTTGCTTAAGCAAACGGAAGTCCTGGGCGGATATGACCCGAAACTGTATGTGTCTGAGCGGGTCTACGCGAAGGCTGCAGACGGGGCGATGGTGCCCCTGTCGATTGTCTATCGGGCTGGAATGAAACGCGACGGATCAAACCCGCTTGTACTGTACGGCTACGGCGCCTACGGATTCTCGCAATCTGCATCGTTCTCCGTGGTGCGTGTCAGTCTCCTGGATCGGGGAGTGGTCTACGCTCTCGCGCACATCCGCGGGGGAGGAGATCTCGGCGAGCAATGGAGGGACAATGGCAAGATGTTGAACAAAAAGAACACATTCACCGATTTCATTGCCTGCGCTGAGTATCTCATCCGGGAGAAATACACGTCGCCCGCGCATCTCGCAATTCAGGGCGGGAGTGCCGGCGGTCTGCTCATCGGTGCCGTGGTGAACATGCGCCCCGATCTCTTTAAGGTCGCTCACCTTGCTGTGCCGTTCGTCGACGTCGTCAACACGATGCTCGATGAAACGCTCCCGTTAACCGTTCCGGAATTCCTCGAGTGGGGCAATCCGAAGAAGAAGGACGAGTATGAGTACATGAAGTCGTACTGTCCCTACACCAATGTCGAGGCGAAGGCATATCCGGCCATGCTCATTACGACATCGCTCAATGATAGCCAGGTGATGTACTGGGAGCCTGCGAAGTATACCGCGAAAATGCGAGTGACCCGGACGGACAAGAATCCTTTGCTGCTCAAGGTCAATATGGGAGCCGGGCACGGAGGTGCATCGGGCCGGTACGACGCATACAAAGAACAAGCCTTCAATTTCGCGGTGATCCTGGCGCAGCTCGGCATTACGAAGTAG
- a CDS encoding RDD family protein encodes MQPTQMQPPVPPPMRPVVQYAGFWRRFVAHLIDQVIVGFIALVLFLPALAMFGIGVGAGMMDEDFSAVGFVIAVIAAYLVAILAVMILAWLYFALMESSAKQATLEKLALGIVVTDLSGNRISFGRATGRYFGKIVSSMILSIGYIMAAFTEKKQALHDIMASCLVVMK; translated from the coding sequence ATGCAGCCCACGCAAATGCAGCCACCGGTTCCACCCCCTATGCGGCCAGTTGTACAGTATGCGGGATTCTGGCGAAGATTCGTCGCCCATCTCATCGATCAGGTGATTGTTGGCTTCATCGCACTCGTGCTGTTCCTTCCGGCTCTTGCGATGTTTGGCATCGGGGTCGGGGCAGGGATGATGGATGAGGATTTCAGCGCCGTCGGTTTTGTCATTGCTGTGATCGCAGCGTATCTCGTGGCGATCCTCGCTGTCATGATCCTGGCCTGGCTCTACTTTGCCCTGATGGAGTCCTCGGCAAAACAAGCTACTCTTGAGAAGCTCGCTCTGGGAATCGTCGTGACCGATCTCTCCGGCAACCGGATATCATTTGGGAGGGCGACAGGTCGATATTTTGGGAAGATCGTTTCCAGCATGATTCTCAGCATCGGATACATCATGGCAGCCTTCACGGAGAAGAAACAGGCACTGCACGATATCATGGCCAGTTGCCTGGTGGTGATGAAATAG
- a CDS encoding CocE/NonD family hydrolase, with amino-acid sequence MSISPRQKVISLSFLIVALSALFLSEGRAQDSLYIKEHYSKSEFYITMRDGVRLFTSVYAPRDTTRQFPVILNRTPYSVGPYGLSSTRNRMVPSMNEVREGYIFAYQDVRGKYLSEGTFVDLRPYNPAKKSKNDIDETTDTYDTVDWLVKNLARNNGRVGITGISYPGFYTTMGTIDAHPAVKATSPQAPIADPFVGDDEHHNGAFFLAQNFGFYMFFGHPRPSPTTRTMYSFRPWTMDSYKFFLAMGPLSNANKLYFKDSVAMWTNMMAHETLDEFWKPQLVAPHLKNIKPAVMTVGGWFDQEDMLGPLRTYKEIEKNNPGIANTLVMGPWFHGEWNGDEGERLGDLNWGSKTSLWFQENVQLPFFNYYLKEKGEAPKGEAIVFETGVNVWHQLDSWPPKNSMERRLYLQPKGGLSFDAPKESNDQFTEYVSDPAKPVPHSRDIRPGVSREVLGEDQRFAASRSDVVVFESDKLSSHMTIAGPIVASMEVSTSGTDSDWIVKLIDVFPDDSAGVTKSGVPVGGYQMLVRGDVFRGKFRESLSKPVPFTPNRVTHVEFELRDVLHCFKAGHRMMVQIQSSWFPLVDRNPQTFVNIRTAKETDFRKATQRIYHSAKDRTFLKVLVWEK; translated from the coding sequence TTGAGCATCTCACCTCGTCAGAAAGTGATATCGCTGTCGTTCCTCATCGTTGCCTTATCCGCGCTGTTCTTGAGTGAAGGCCGGGCTCAGGATTCGCTCTACATCAAAGAGCATTACAGCAAAAGTGAATTCTACATCACCATGCGGGATGGCGTGAGGCTCTTTACGTCTGTCTATGCTCCCAGGGACACAACCCGGCAATTCCCCGTTATTCTCAATCGTACGCCGTACAGCGTGGGGCCGTACGGGCTAAGCTCAACCCGTAACCGGATGGTTCCCTCAATGAACGAGGTGCGCGAGGGTTACATCTTCGCTTACCAGGATGTTCGCGGGAAGTACTTGTCCGAAGGGACGTTTGTCGACCTCCGCCCGTACAATCCTGCGAAGAAAAGCAAGAACGATATCGACGAAACGACAGACACGTATGACACTGTCGATTGGCTCGTGAAGAATCTTGCCCGCAACAATGGGCGGGTAGGAATCACCGGCATCTCCTACCCGGGCTTCTATACCACGATGGGAACTATCGACGCGCATCCCGCAGTCAAGGCGACATCTCCGCAGGCGCCCATCGCCGATCCGTTTGTCGGGGACGATGAGCACCATAACGGAGCCTTCTTCCTCGCTCAGAACTTCGGCTTCTATATGTTTTTCGGGCATCCCAGGCCGTCTCCGACCACCCGGACAATGTATTCTTTCCGCCCCTGGACGATGGACTCCTACAAGTTCTTCCTGGCCATGGGCCCGCTGTCGAACGCCAACAAACTGTATTTCAAAGACAGCGTCGCGATGTGGACGAACATGATGGCACATGAAACATTGGATGAATTCTGGAAGCCTCAGCTCGTCGCTCCTCACCTGAAGAACATCAAACCCGCCGTGATGACCGTCGGTGGCTGGTTTGATCAGGAAGACATGCTCGGACCTCTCCGGACATACAAGGAGATCGAGAAGAATAACCCGGGAATAGCAAATACTCTCGTGATGGGCCCGTGGTTCCATGGCGAATGGAACGGCGACGAGGGAGAGCGGCTGGGTGACCTCAATTGGGGTTCGAAGACCTCGCTCTGGTTTCAGGAGAATGTTCAGTTACCCTTCTTCAACTATTATCTGAAAGAGAAGGGGGAAGCCCCCAAAGGAGAGGCTATTGTATTTGAAACGGGTGTGAATGTCTGGCATCAACTCGATAGCTGGCCGCCGAAGAACTCAATGGAGAGAAGGTTGTATCTGCAGCCAAAGGGGGGGCTATCCTTTGATGCGCCGAAGGAGTCGAATGACCAATTCACCGAATATGTGAGCGATCCTGCGAAGCCGGTCCCTCACTCGCGTGATATCCGGCCGGGTGTCTCCCGCGAAGTGCTCGGGGAAGACCAGCGCTTCGCAGCAAGCCGTTCCGATGTCGTCGTTTTCGAGAGTGACAAGCTCTCATCGCATATGACCATCGCTGGACCGATCGTCGCAAGCATGGAGGTCTCGACGTCGGGCACAGATTCTGACTGGATCGTGAAACTGATTGATGTCTTTCCTGATGATTCTGCCGGGGTGACGAAATCCGGAGTTCCCGTCGGCGGGTACCAGATGCTCGTCCGCGGAGACGTGTTCAGAGGCAAGTTCAGAGAGAGCCTGTCCAAGCCGGTACCGTTCACTCCAAACAGAGTCACGCATGTAGAGTTTGAGCTGCGCGATGTACTTCATTGTTTCAAGGCGGGCCATCGTATGATGGTGCAGATACAGAGCAGCTGGTTCCCGCTCGTCGACAGGAATCCCCAAACATTCGTCAACATCCGCACCGCAAAGGAAACGGATTTCCGAAAGGCCACGCAGCGTATCTACCACTCTGCGAAGGATCGCACGTTTCTGAAAGTGCTGGTGTGGGAGAAGTAG
- a CDS encoding DUF4910 domain-containing protein, producing MCRTVFLVFVLLASQSFSQSNQDLLSSRIRDLLHESLSGELAKEHVIQISRHHRIQGSRGYRAAAHYVLDQLRSYGYTDKDATIESFKSDGRAMYQTWQSPSGWDITWGELRMIEPYEERIVGYPEIAMSVMTYSNAGDATAPLVWVGGGTSDEDYKGKDVAGKIVLATGYGGEVHRLAVLKYGAKAVVCYLDDDRAKDHPDMLQYTGMWPKTQELERVTFGFNLSHRQGEKLRDLILSGSKVVVRGQVKGIGLEPYFMDVVVARLRGSEKPEEEIVLSAHLDHPKESANDNASGSAAILDIARTLKELTDSGRIPKLKRSVRFVWVPEWNGTMPYIDAHPELVGPELGGKFLANLNMDMVGENEELLHSKLIMTRTPNSIPSALIDVMENMTQMVDGLNIRTPRGSLSEFNYRIVPYSGGSDHMMFIDRKVPGVMMVHGPDYTHHTSDDTPDKVDPVELARSEMIAAGTVVFLSNVSTNEALDLVHLAGANATQRLGQAGRNAARLVLDSPSDRIPTVYGEAATVVDENARIAKEGLSTILWFNSETEVQRAIKKSNEQIGLYANALLEEVKQGASKQLGSKSIPALRPAVDTRVPVRLTRGPLDFGLPESKLLKAGAPTGAPRYQLNGDVRFEIPNFIDGKRNVSDIQRVLTGEFGSAAIEGFDRFIEDLVKVGVVKWK from the coding sequence ATGTGCCGTACTGTATTCCTCGTCTTCGTCCTCCTTGCCTCACAGAGCTTTTCACAATCCAACCAGGATTTGCTCAGTTCCAGGATCAGGGATCTTCTGCACGAATCCCTCAGCGGAGAACTTGCGAAGGAGCACGTCATTCAGATCAGTCGCCACCACAGGATCCAAGGCTCACGCGGATACCGTGCTGCGGCGCACTATGTCCTGGATCAACTCCGCTCCTACGGCTACACCGACAAGGACGCGACGATCGAATCATTTAAATCCGACGGCCGTGCGATGTATCAGACCTGGCAGTCCCCTTCCGGATGGGACATTACCTGGGGCGAATTGAGGATGATTGAGCCCTACGAAGAACGGATAGTGGGATACCCGGAGATCGCGATGAGCGTCATGACTTATTCCAACGCAGGCGATGCCACAGCTCCGCTTGTCTGGGTCGGGGGAGGTACGAGTGACGAGGACTACAAGGGGAAAGACGTCGCAGGCAAGATCGTGCTTGCGACCGGATACGGGGGCGAGGTGCACAGGCTGGCTGTGCTCAAGTACGGGGCCAAAGCTGTCGTTTGTTACCTCGACGATGATCGGGCGAAGGACCATCCCGACATGCTGCAATACACCGGCATGTGGCCTAAGACGCAAGAGCTGGAGCGCGTGACGTTTGGGTTTAACCTGAGCCATCGACAAGGCGAGAAGCTCCGCGATCTGATCCTGAGCGGAAGCAAGGTTGTTGTGAGGGGCCAGGTGAAAGGGATCGGGCTCGAGCCCTACTTCATGGATGTTGTTGTTGCCCGCTTGCGGGGTTCGGAGAAACCGGAGGAGGAGATCGTCCTGAGCGCCCATCTCGACCATCCGAAGGAATCTGCCAACGACAACGCCAGCGGTTCCGCCGCCATCCTGGACATTGCCCGCACGCTCAAGGAACTGACAGACTCCGGGCGGATACCGAAACTGAAACGCTCGGTTCGTTTTGTCTGGGTTCCCGAATGGAACGGCACAATGCCATACATCGATGCTCATCCTGAACTTGTTGGCCCGGAATTGGGCGGGAAATTCCTCGCCAATCTGAACATGGACATGGTCGGCGAGAACGAAGAGCTTCTCCATTCCAAGCTCATCATGACAAGGACTCCCAACTCCATTCCCTCGGCGCTGATCGACGTCATGGAAAACATGACGCAGATGGTCGACGGTCTGAACATCAGAACCCCTCGGGGGAGCCTCTCTGAATTCAACTATCGTATCGTGCCTTACTCGGGCGGAAGTGACCACATGATGTTCATCGATCGGAAAGTACCCGGCGTGATGATGGTCCACGGTCCTGACTATACCCATCACACCTCAGACGATACTCCCGACAAAGTCGATCCCGTCGAACTGGCGAGGAGCGAAATGATAGCTGCCGGAACTGTCGTGTTTCTCTCCAATGTGTCCACGAATGAGGCTCTCGATCTGGTCCATCTGGCAGGCGCGAACGCAACACAGAGGCTCGGCCAGGCCGGACGGAACGCGGCCAGGTTGGTTCTGGATTCACCTTCCGATCGAATACCGACCGTTTACGGGGAAGCTGCAACCGTTGTTGACGAAAACGCCCGCATCGCGAAAGAGGGACTGTCGACAATTCTCTGGTTCAACAGCGAAACCGAGGTCCAGCGGGCAATCAAGAAATCAAACGAACAGATCGGCTTGTACGCGAATGCGCTTCTGGAAGAGGTCAAGCAAGGGGCGTCGAAGCAGCTCGGTTCGAAGAGCATTCCGGCGCTTCGTCCTGCCGTTGATACCAGGGTCCCGGTTCGCCTGACACGAGGCCCGCTTGATTTTGGACTGCCGGAGAGCAAGTTACTGAAAGCAGGAGCCCCAACAGGGGCGCCCCGCTATCAGCTAAACGGTGACGTCCGTTTTGAAATCCCGAACTTCATCGATGGCAAAAGGAACGTTTCCGATATCCAGCGTGTGTTGACGGGCGAATTTGGCAGCGCCGCGATCGAAGGATTTGACAGGTTTATTGAAGATCTTGTGAAGGTGGGTGTGGTGAAGTGGAAGTGA
- a CDS encoding M1 family metallopeptidase, producing the protein MKSAMRASVSLIVAVLAVTSCASGQTIFKDPLSPRIASYKISVTLDAAQKMLNGKETLTWRNTSTDRVGELQFHLYFNGFKNTASTFMKESGGVNRGFELAEGGWGWIDVTSMKTADGEDLMSRIQYIQPDDGNDKDQTVIRVPLSKPVLPGQTIQLNLAFTAKLPRVFARTGYYQNFFMIGQWFPKIGVYEAAGQRYATKGGWNCHQFHANTEFFADYGVYDVDMTVPKEYVVGATGLLSGVKDNGDGTKTVTHHAEDVHDFAWTASPSYVDLSDQWKHVKIRVLMQPQRVHQAQRYFESVKAALEYFENHVGKYPYPNVTVVDPAYGASGAGGMEYPTLITAGSMWGIGKFAKFAELVTVHEFGHQYWYGLVGSNEFEEAWMDEGINQYYETRIMDHAYGKKTSTIEFPGFRAGDLETTRMGYTGMRNPKIAPTGTLGWEFKQGGYGNLTYQKTAVFMSTLERLIGQAVMDTLMKTYFERWKFKHPSGRDFIAVVNEIVPKYHGNKFGKDLNWYFDEVLYGTDVCDYELSLIENKEARAPQGLVDDKGKKVQLSSGKDSSKSAKLYESRVVAIRTGEIKLPTSVLVHFDNGQEVREPWDGQSRWVEFKYARPEKIVWATVDPDTALVIDRNWNNNSKTTETAVAPIWKYTIKFLFWFQNMLQLGGMIG; encoded by the coding sequence ATGAAATCTGCTATGAGAGCAAGCGTCAGTCTGATCGTTGCCGTGCTCGCGGTGACATCGTGTGCCAGCGGCCAAACCATCTTCAAAGATCCGCTGAGTCCGCGTATTGCCTCGTACAAGATCTCCGTCACGCTCGACGCAGCCCAAAAGATGCTAAACGGGAAAGAGACTCTGACGTGGCGTAACACGTCAACCGACCGTGTCGGGGAGCTGCAGTTCCATCTCTATTTCAACGGCTTTAAGAACACCGCATCGACGTTTATGAAGGAATCAGGCGGCGTCAATCGGGGTTTTGAACTTGCGGAAGGAGGGTGGGGCTGGATCGATGTGACCTCTATGAAGACCGCCGATGGCGAAGACCTGATGAGTCGCATCCAGTATATTCAGCCCGACGATGGCAACGACAAGGACCAGACGGTCATACGTGTTCCATTGTCGAAGCCCGTGCTTCCCGGCCAGACAATTCAGCTGAACCTGGCATTCACTGCGAAGCTGCCAAGGGTATTCGCACGAACCGGTTACTATCAGAACTTCTTCATGATAGGTCAGTGGTTTCCGAAAATCGGCGTCTACGAAGCGGCCGGCCAGAGATATGCCACGAAAGGGGGGTGGAACTGTCATCAATTCCATGCCAATACAGAATTCTTCGCCGACTATGGCGTCTATGATGTGGATATGACCGTGCCGAAGGAATACGTAGTCGGAGCGACCGGGCTCCTCTCCGGCGTCAAGGACAACGGCGACGGTACGAAAACGGTGACGCATCACGCGGAGGACGTTCACGATTTTGCCTGGACGGCCTCGCCGTCCTATGTCGATCTCAGCGATCAGTGGAAGCACGTGAAGATACGAGTGTTGATGCAGCCGCAACGCGTGCATCAGGCCCAGCGATATTTTGAATCTGTGAAAGCGGCGCTGGAGTATTTTGAGAACCATGTCGGGAAGTACCCCTACCCGAACGTCACCGTCGTCGATCCCGCCTACGGAGCATCCGGTGCCGGGGGAATGGAATATCCGACACTCATCACAGCCGGGTCGATGTGGGGGATCGGCAAGTTCGCGAAGTTCGCCGAACTCGTCACCGTCCACGAATTTGGGCATCAGTACTGGTATGGTCTGGTGGGCAGCAATGAATTCGAAGAAGCGTGGATGGACGAAGGGATCAATCAGTACTATGAGACCCGCATCATGGATCACGCGTATGGGAAGAAGACTTCAACGATAGAGTTCCCCGGTTTCAGAGCAGGCGATTTGGAAACGACCAGGATGGGGTACACGGGTATGCGCAACCCCAAGATTGCCCCGACCGGGACGCTCGGATGGGAGTTCAAGCAAGGGGGATACGGCAACCTAACGTACCAGAAGACGGCTGTCTTTATGTCGACTCTTGAGCGGCTCATTGGTCAGGCGGTGATGGACACGCTCATGAAGACCTACTTCGAGCGGTGGAAATTCAAGCATCCTTCCGGCAGAGATTTCATCGCAGTCGTGAATGAAATCGTCCCAAAGTATCACGGGAACAAGTTCGGGAAGGACCTCAACTGGTACTTCGACGAGGTTCTCTACGGCACGGATGTATGCGATTATGAGTTGAGCCTCATAGAAAACAAAGAAGCCCGGGCTCCTCAGGGGCTTGTCGACGACAAGGGGAAAAAGGTCCAGCTCAGTTCGGGAAAGGATAGCTCCAAGTCAGCGAAGCTGTATGAATCGAGAGTGGTCGCCATCAGAACTGGCGAAATAAAGCTGCCAACGTCGGTTCTCGTGCATTTCGACAACGGGCAGGAGGTGCGAGAGCCCTGGGACGGACAAAGTCGATGGGTGGAGTTCAAGTATGCTCGGCCTGAGAAGATCGTTTGGGCGACCGTTGATCCCGACACCGCTCTCGTCATCGACAGGAACTGGAACAACAACAGCAAGACGACAGAAACAGCTGTTGCTCCCATTTGGAAATACACCATCAAATTTCTGTTTTGGTTTCAGAATATGCTGCAGCTTGGTGGGATGATTGGATGA
- a CDS encoding FumA C-terminus/TtdB family hydratase beta subunit, translating to MEHFKESMLSLISETSTNLPADVRRAIKDAAKKENKGTQSDLALQTVALNIDMAATGSAPICQDTGMPTFEIKTPVGVNQIAMKKQILEAIVEATKQGKLRPNTVDSLTGKNSGNNLGEGAPVLHFEQWEEPDIEVKLILKGGGCENKNIQYSLPQELPNLGRADRTIDGVRKCIMHAVWQAQGQGCSVGALGVAIGGDRASGYGFAKQQLFRELDDINPNPELAKLETYVMENANKLGIGMMGFGGQATLIGCKVGSFHRLPASFFVSVAYDCWAYRRLGVVIDPATGGVKRWLYKGDSSAMKMAAAEKLPLTGREIRLSTPLSETQVRALKVGDVLLLNGPMHMGRDVLHHHLMTHDSPVRLDGGAIYHCGPVALKRDDKWFMNAAGPTTSIREEPYQGEIIKKFKARAIIGKGGMGAKTLAAMKEVGAVYLSAIGGAAQYYAKCIEEVEGVDLLEFGVPEAMWHVRVKDFLVIVTMDSHGNSLHAEVEKASAAELAKFAQPVTL from the coding sequence ATGGAACACTTCAAAGAGAGTATGCTGAGCCTCATTTCGGAAACGTCGACCAATCTGCCCGCTGATGTCAGGAGAGCGATCAAAGACGCCGCGAAGAAGGAGAACAAGGGGACTCAATCGGACCTCGCCCTGCAGACGGTCGCCCTCAACATCGATATGGCTGCCACTGGATCGGCGCCAATTTGCCAGGACACCGGAATGCCGACATTCGAAATCAAAACGCCCGTCGGCGTCAACCAGATCGCGATGAAAAAACAGATCCTCGAGGCAATCGTCGAGGCCACCAAGCAGGGAAAACTGCGCCCCAATACAGTCGATTCGCTGACCGGAAAGAACAGCGGCAACAACCTCGGTGAAGGCGCACCCGTCCTGCATTTCGAACAATGGGAAGAGCCGGACATCGAGGTGAAGTTGATTCTCAAAGGAGGCGGCTGTGAGAACAAGAACATCCAGTACTCGCTTCCCCAGGAGTTGCCAAACCTCGGACGGGCCGACAGAACCATCGACGGTGTGCGGAAGTGCATCATGCACGCAGTGTGGCAGGCGCAGGGACAGGGATGCAGTGTGGGCGCGCTCGGCGTAGCGATCGGTGGTGATCGGGCATCAGGATATGGTTTTGCGAAGCAGCAGCTGTTCCGGGAACTCGACGACATTAATCCAAATCCGGAGCTGGCAAAGCTCGAAACGTATGTCATGGAAAATGCCAACAAACTAGGCATCGGGATGATGGGGTTCGGCGGCCAGGCGACGTTGATTGGATGCAAAGTCGGATCATTCCATCGCTTACCGGCCAGTTTCTTCGTCTCCGTTGCGTACGATTGCTGGGCCTATCGCCGACTCGGCGTGGTCATCGATCCGGCAACAGGCGGCGTCAAGCGGTGGCTCTATAAGGGAGATTCGTCTGCGATGAAGATGGCGGCGGCCGAAAAACTGCCGCTGACCGGCCGGGAAATACGGCTCTCGACGCCGCTTTCGGAAACGCAGGTGCGCGCGCTCAAGGTCGGAGACGTTTTGTTGCTCAACGGCCCCATGCATATGGGCCGGGACGTTTTACACCATCATTTGATGACGCACGATTCTCCGGTCAGGCTGGACGGCGGCGCGATCTATCATTGCGGACCGGTAGCGTTGAAACGGGACGACAAGTGGTTCATGAATGCGGCCGGCCCAACCACAAGCATTCGCGAAGAACCGTACCAGGGCGAGATCATCAAGAAGTTCAAGGCGCGGGCGATCATCGGAAAAGGAGGGATGGGGGCGAAGACACTTGCGGCGATGAAGGAAGTCGGAGCAGTCTATCTCAGCGCCATCGGAGGGGCGGCCCAGTACTATGCGAAGTGCATTGAAGAAGTGGAAGGAGTGGATTTGCTGGAGTTCGGAGTGCCCGAAGCGATGTGGCATGTCCGCGTGAAGGATTTCCTCGTCATCGTCACGATGGATTCCCATGGCAACAGTCTCCACGCTGAGGTGGAAAAGGCCTCGGCGGCAGAGCTTGCGAAGTTCGCCCAGCCCGTCACTCTTTGA
- a CDS encoding methylated-DNA--[protein]-cysteine S-methyltransferase: protein MTELLTEPGKQRMRLGTYELIWETVRHVPKGKVATYGQIASEAGFPRQPRLVGYALHALPPRSGVPWHRVINAKGRVSFPKDNAAYKKQRRLLKAEGIVFRGEAVDMERYGWLSDL from the coding sequence ATGACGGAGTTACTCACGGAGCCGGGGAAGCAGAGAATGAGGCTGGGCACGTACGAGCTCATTTGGGAAACTGTCCGGCATGTCCCCAAAGGCAAAGTGGCAACCTACGGTCAGATTGCTTCTGAAGCCGGATTCCCAAGGCAGCCGCGTCTGGTCGGTTACGCTCTTCATGCTCTTCCCCCTCGCTCAGGTGTCCCGTGGCACCGGGTGATCAATGCGAAGGGAAGAGTCTCGTTTCCCAAAGACAATGCTGCCTACAAGAAACAGCGACGACTTCTGAAAGCGGAAGGCATAGTCTTTCGGGGGGAGGCTGTGGACATGGAGCGATATGGCTGGCTGAGTGATCTTTGA